In one Balaenoptera musculus isolate JJ_BM4_2016_0621 chromosome 20, mBalMus1.pri.v3, whole genome shotgun sequence genomic region, the following are encoded:
- the GAST gene encoding gastrin yields the protein MQRLCVYVLIVVLAMAAFSEASWKPHSHLQDAPLDPGANRGQEPRGLDQLGPASHHRRQLGLQDPSHLVADLSKKQGPWVEEEEEAYGWMDFGRRSAEEGDLRP from the exons ATGCAGcgactgtgtgtgtatgtgctgatCGTGGTGCTGGCTATGGCCGCCTTCTCTGAAGCTTCTTGGAAGCCCCACTCCCACCTGCAAGATGCACCCTTGGATCCAGGGGCCAATAGGGGCCAGGAGCCACGTGGGCTGGACCAGCTGGGCCCAGCCTCTCACCACCGAAGGCAGCTGGGGCTCCAGGATCCCTCACACTTGGTAGCAG ACCTGTCCAAGAAGCAGGGACCATGggtggaagaagaagaagaagcataTGGATGGATGGACTTCGGTCGCCGCAGTGCCGAGGAAGGGGACCTACGTCCCTAG